A genomic window from Flintibacter sp. KGMB00164 includes:
- a CDS encoding sugar ABC transporter permease has product MKGTANKASSFLTKYAMVIALVIVFVLFAYLTDWRLLYPQNMSNLMLQNGYVLVMACGMLLCILTGGNIDLSIGSVICLVGGLAAVMITNMSMNPILTIVICLVVGLLVGVWQGYWIGYVRIPPFITTLGGMFIFRGIGRLILDNKTVAIQDSTFLNIFTKYIKIPGLDDGDTVYSALIVGVVAALFVLFSTAKNRRERAKNGYRQNSMVWDYLKAGIIAALILYYCYLLSQYRGISVMLVWVVAICLIYNFITAKTAFGRYFYAVGGNEKATKLSGINTDKIYFIAYANMGLLAGLCGLLNAARVGSVNGSTGTSFEMDAIGACFIGGASAYGGSGTVGGVVIGALLLGVINMGMSILGIGDSWQYVVKGGVLLVAVIFDVVTSRKSGK; this is encoded by the coding sequence ATGAAAGGAACTGCAAATAAAGCATCAAGCTTTCTTACCAAATACGCCATGGTCATCGCACTGGTGATCGTGTTTGTCCTGTTTGCCTATTTAACCGACTGGCGTCTGCTGTATCCCCAGAACATGTCCAACCTGATGCTGCAAAACGGCTACGTACTGGTTATGGCCTGCGGCATGCTGCTGTGTATCCTCACCGGCGGCAACATCGACCTGTCTATCGGCTCGGTGATCTGCCTGGTGGGCGGCCTGGCTGCCGTGATGATCACCAACATGTCCATGAACCCCATCCTCACCATCGTGATCTGCCTGGTGGTAGGTCTGCTGGTGGGCGTGTGGCAGGGCTACTGGATCGGCTATGTCCGTATCCCCCCCTTCATCACCACCCTGGGCGGCATGTTCATCTTCCGCGGCATCGGCCGTCTGATCCTGGACAACAAGACCGTGGCCATCCAGGACTCCACCTTCCTGAACATCTTTACCAAGTACATCAAGATTCCCGGCCTGGATGACGGCGACACCGTCTATTCCGCCCTGATCGTTGGCGTTGTGGCGGCCTTGTTTGTCCTGTTCAGCACCGCCAAGAACCGCCGGGAGCGGGCCAAGAACGGCTACCGTCAGAACTCTATGGTGTGGGATTATCTGAAGGCTGGAATTATTGCTGCTCTGATCCTCTACTACTGCTACCTGCTCAGCCAGTACCGCGGCATCTCCGTCATGCTGGTGTGGGTAGTGGCCATCTGCCTCATCTATAACTTCATTACCGCCAAGACTGCCTTCGGCCGTTACTTCTACGCGGTGGGCGGCAACGAGAAGGCCACCAAGCTCTCCGGCATCAACACCGATAAGATCTACTTCATCGCCTACGCCAACATGGGCCTGCTGGCCGGCCTGTGCGGCCTGCTCAATGCCGCCCGCGTGGGTTCCGTCAACGGCTCCACCGGTACCTCCTTTGAGATGGACGCCATCGGCGCCTGCTTCATCGGCGGCGCTTCCGCTTACGGCGGCAGCGGCACCGTGGGCGGCGTGGTCATCGGCGCTCTGCTGCTGGGCGTCATCAACATGGGCATGTCCATCCTGGGCATCGGCGACTCTTGGCAGTATGTGGTCAAGGGCGGCGTGCTGCTGGTCGCGGTTATCTTCGACGTGGTCACCAGCCGTAAGTCTGGAAAGTAA